The Virgibacillus phasianinus genome includes a window with the following:
- the thiI gene encoding tRNA uracil 4-sulfurtransferase ThiI → MEFDHILIRYGEMALKGKNRKRFYSKLQDNLRKVLAEFPEVKVKRTQGRMFVHLHGHDPMPVMDKCKEVFGIQSLSLAIKIANDEQEIKDAALYALKNSTGTKTFKISVKRIDKNFPVRSQEFNKDVGAHLLVNTEGYTVDVHHPDLELKVEIRTEATYITSEVIKGAGGFPVGTSGKSLLLLSGGIDSPVAGYLAMKRGVAIEAIHFHSPPFTSERAKQKVLDLASELTNYGATIKLHIVPFTKLQQFIYQEMPERYTMTIMRRMMLRIGEAICEKESILSMTTGESLGQVASQTMESMNCINEVTNYPVLRPLITMDKLDIIDISRKINTYDISIRPYEDCCTIFVPKAPKTKPKREKVNYFESTADFAPLIQEAVEGTEIITITKERKEEQYEDLF, encoded by the coding sequence ATGGAATTTGATCATATATTAATTCGTTATGGTGAAATGGCACTTAAGGGGAAAAATAGAAAAAGGTTTTACAGTAAGCTGCAGGACAATCTGCGGAAAGTGCTGGCTGAATTTCCTGAAGTAAAGGTGAAACGCACGCAAGGGAGAATGTTTGTCCATTTGCATGGTCATGATCCAATGCCTGTTATGGACAAATGTAAAGAAGTATTTGGTATTCAAAGTTTAAGTCTCGCCATTAAAATTGCTAATGACGAACAGGAAATCAAAGACGCAGCATTATATGCCTTGAAAAACAGTACAGGTACGAAAACCTTTAAAATAAGCGTTAAGCGAATTGACAAGAATTTTCCTGTAAGGTCACAGGAATTTAATAAAGATGTTGGTGCACATTTATTAGTTAATACGGAAGGTTATACGGTAGATGTTCACCATCCAGACTTAGAATTGAAAGTCGAAATTCGCACGGAAGCAACTTACATCACTTCAGAAGTCATAAAGGGTGCCGGTGGATTTCCTGTTGGGACATCTGGCAAATCCTTATTATTATTGTCAGGAGGAATTGATAGTCCTGTAGCCGGTTATTTAGCAATGAAGCGCGGTGTGGCAATCGAAGCAATTCATTTTCATTCTCCGCCATTTACAAGTGAACGAGCAAAACAAAAGGTCTTGGATTTGGCTTCTGAATTAACAAATTATGGTGCTACCATTAAATTACACATCGTTCCATTTACCAAATTGCAGCAGTTTATATATCAGGAGATGCCCGAACGCTATACAATGACAATTATGCGAAGAATGATGCTTCGAATTGGTGAGGCCATCTGTGAAAAAGAATCAATCCTTTCGATGACAACTGGTGAAAGTCTTGGGCAGGTTGCGAGCCAAACAATGGAGAGTATGAACTGTATTAATGAAGTAACAAATTATCCAGTATTACGGCCGTTAATTACAATGGATAAGCTCGATATAATTGACATATCAAGAAAAATAAATACGTATGACATTTCGATTCGTCCCTATGAGGATTGTTGTACAATTTTTGTTCCAAAAGCACCTAAAACAAAGCCAAAACGGGAAAAAGTCAACTATTTTGAATCCACTGCTGACTTTGCCCCACTTATTCAGGAAGCGGTCGAAGGAACTGAGATAATTACGATCACAAAAGAAAGAAAAGAAGAACAATACGAAGATTTGTTTTAA
- a CDS encoding alpha/beta-type small acid-soluble spore protein yields the protein MANNNSNQLVVPGVQQALDQMKMEIAQEFGVNLGAETASRANGSVGGEITKRLVTMAEQQFGGK from the coding sequence ATGGCTAACAACAATTCAAATCAATTAGTAGTACCTGGTGTACAACAAGCTCTTGATCAAATGAAAATGGAGATTGCACAAGAATTTGGTGTGAATCTTGGCGCTGAAACAGCTTCTCGTGCCAACGGTTCAGTTGGAGGAGAAATCACTAAACGCCTAGTAACAATGGCTGAGCAACAATTTGGTGGAAAGTAA
- a CDS encoding amidohydrolase gives MMGDLWFGGHIYTMQHEGDAVEAVYTERDKIIAVGTYEKLYHTYFKSIENEINLQGKTMLPGLIDSHLHILMHGEKLLRLDLSQLKSAEEVKETLRNRTANLSENEWLIGEGWNENQWDDPIIIHKSELDEICPNNPVMLTRVCRHALLANSYAINLSNVKEDTPDPQGGIIVRDEHDEITGYFLDTAQDLIKRSLPSVSKDYLQKVIEIAVDDLVSKGVVGGHSEDLSYYGSFDKTYRAFIDAIDGVNTRFKAHLLVHHEVLQDMFDQNLGWGDGTEYVELGAVKIFADGAIGGRTAWLTEDYSDDPGNYGVAILSLEDLEKVIKKARSHGLPVAVHAIGDRAAEEVLKIINRHPLSNGRRDRLIHGQILNERALELLSKLPVAVDIQPLFVTSDFPWAIDRLGEDRLKLAYAWKTMMDQNVHCAGSSDAPIEEVSPLRGIQAAVLRRASFDGKIYYPNEALSVYQAVHIYTHGGAYAINQESTRGRLIDGYAADFTILEEDIFQVEPDHIQEIDIAMTVIDGKIVYEKNPYY, from the coding sequence ATGATGGGAGATTTATGGTTTGGCGGTCACATTTATACCATGCAGCATGAAGGGGATGCAGTTGAAGCAGTTTATACAGAACGTGATAAAATCATCGCAGTTGGCACTTATGAAAAGTTGTACCATACCTATTTTAAAAGTATTGAGAATGAAATTAATTTGCAGGGAAAAACAATGCTGCCGGGATTAATCGATAGCCACTTACATATTTTGATGCATGGAGAAAAACTGCTGAGACTCGATTTATCACAGTTAAAATCTGCTGAAGAAGTAAAGGAGACATTACGGAATCGAACCGCTAATTTATCGGAGAATGAATGGTTAATTGGGGAAGGCTGGAATGAAAATCAATGGGATGATCCAATCATTATCCACAAATCCGAGTTAGATGAAATTTGTCCGAATAATCCGGTTATGTTAACACGTGTATGCCGCCACGCTCTTTTGGCCAATTCGTACGCAATAAACTTATCAAATGTTAAAGAGGATACACCCGATCCACAAGGCGGAATCATAGTCAGGGATGAGCATGACGAAATAACTGGTTACTTTCTGGATACAGCCCAGGATTTAATAAAGAGATCACTTCCAAGTGTATCAAAGGATTATTTGCAAAAGGTTATAGAAATCGCAGTCGATGATCTTGTTTCTAAGGGCGTAGTTGGTGGACACAGTGAGGACTTAAGTTATTATGGAAGTTTCGACAAAACATATCGGGCCTTTATTGATGCGATTGATGGAGTAAATACAAGGTTTAAAGCACATTTATTGGTTCATCATGAAGTCCTTCAGGATATGTTTGATCAAAATCTTGGCTGGGGTGATGGCACGGAATACGTTGAACTTGGTGCAGTGAAAATTTTCGCTGACGGTGCTATTGGGGGACGCACGGCTTGGCTGACAGAGGACTATAGTGATGATCCAGGTAATTACGGTGTCGCAATCTTAAGTTTAGAAGACTTGGAAAAAGTAATAAAAAAAGCTCGAAGCCATGGATTGCCTGTTGCTGTTCATGCAATAGGTGACCGCGCGGCAGAGGAAGTATTAAAAATAATAAATCGTCATCCACTTTCCAATGGAAGGCGGGATCGACTCATTCATGGGCAAATATTAAATGAGCGGGCATTGGAACTTTTGTCCAAATTGCCTGTCGCGGTCGACATACAACCGCTATTTGTTACTTCGGATTTTCCTTGGGCAATTGACCGTTTAGGGGAAGACAGACTGAAACTTGCCTATGCATGGAAAACGATGATGGATCAGAATGTACATTGTGCTGGAAGCTCAGATGCACCGATTGAAGAGGTAAGCCCACTACGTGGAATACAGGCAGCAGTTTTGCGCAGGGCCTCATTTGACGGGAAGATCTATTATCCGAACGAAGCGTTATCAGTATATCAAGCTGTTCATATTTATACACATGGAGGTGCCTATGCAATCAATCAGGAATCGACACGTGGCAGATTAATTGATGGATATGCAGCGGATTTTACCATTCTAGAAGAAGATATTTTTCAAGTTGAACCAGACCATATCCAAGAAATTGATATTGCCATGACGGTTATTGATGGGAAAATAGTTTATGAAAAAAATCCTTACTACTAA
- a CDS encoding NAD kinase translates to MSNRRNMYFFHPNGHGTNEKLQPLFDLAKQNDFTIIDDPKKANIIVSIGGDGAFLQAVRKTGFRQDCLYTGITRSNEAGLYCDFNLDNFNEVLHSMTHEEMEVRRFPVIEADLNNGETTFNCLNELSVRSTIIKTIVIDVKIDDKPFETFRGDGLIVATPTGSTGYNKSINGAVLDPRIPCYQVSELASLNNNRYRTLGSSFVLDKDRKLTLDIVPDGNSYPIIGMDNEAHPTRQVKTITVTLSDKVIKTVKLKNNSYWDRVKRTFL, encoded by the coding sequence ATGTCAAATCGAAGAAATATGTACTTTTTTCATCCAAATGGACATGGAACAAATGAAAAGTTACAACCATTATTTGATTTAGCGAAACAAAATGATTTTACAATTATAGATGATCCAAAAAAGGCGAATATTATTGTAAGCATTGGTGGTGATGGTGCGTTTTTGCAAGCTGTCCGAAAAACCGGTTTCAGACAGGATTGCCTTTATACAGGAATAACAAGGTCAAATGAGGCAGGATTATACTGTGATTTTAACTTGGATAATTTTAATGAGGTTCTTCATTCCATGACCCATGAAGAAATGGAGGTTCGCCGTTTTCCCGTTATTGAGGCAGATTTGAATAATGGTGAGACAACTTTTAATTGTTTAAATGAGTTAAGCGTCCGTTCTACTATTATCAAAACGATTGTAATTGATGTTAAAATTGATGATAAGCCCTTTGAAACCTTTCGTGGTGATGGATTAATAGTAGCAACACCGACAGGCAGTACGGGGTATAATAAATCAATAAATGGAGCTGTTCTAGATCCAAGGATTCCATGTTACCAAGTATCAGAGCTCGCATCATTAAATAATAACCGCTACCGGACACTTGGGTCTTCTTTTGTTTTGGACAAGGATCGTAAGCTGACACTTGATATAGTACCTGACGGGAACAGTTATCCCATTATCGGCATGGATAATGAAGCACACCCGACTCGACAGGTGAAAACGATAACTGTTACACTGAGTGACAAAGTAATCAAAACGGTCAAACTGAAAAATAATTCCTATTGGGACAGGGTAAAGCGGACATTCCTATAG
- a CDS encoding DUF2953 domain-containing protein, protein MNVWLIVLCVLIVLVTFFLFSKIYVSVHYYLLNSKQQASIQLYFLKIPLYRRNIHSTEQKEHAIFELLKDENKLSSMLREGKLFLKGTKAAYPNIYWLLKKLSFHKFVWHTNVGAGEASSTGVLSGGVWSLKGLAVALLRQVSHVGCALHVTVNPLFQQKLINTEISMKFSIRLGQAILGGLKILRSFSKREDLTIKLRERKI, encoded by the coding sequence ATGAATGTATGGTTAATCGTATTATGTGTGCTGATTGTACTTGTTACTTTTTTCTTGTTCTCCAAGATATACGTGTCTGTACATTATTATCTTCTTAACAGTAAACAACAGGCTTCTATTCAATTGTATTTTTTAAAAATTCCTCTTTATAGAAGGAACATTCATTCAACTGAACAGAAGGAACATGCTATATTCGAATTATTGAAGGATGAAAACAAACTTTCAAGTATGCTGCGTGAGGGAAAACTTTTCCTTAAAGGCACGAAAGCGGCATATCCAAATATATACTGGTTACTCAAAAAGTTGTCCTTTCACAAATTTGTTTGGCATACAAATGTAGGTGCTGGAGAAGCTAGTAGTACTGGAGTCTTATCTGGAGGTGTATGGTCACTAAAGGGACTGGCAGTTGCCCTTTTAAGACAAGTTAGTCACGTGGGCTGTGCCCTTCATGTAACGGTTAACCCGCTTTTTCAGCAGAAGCTGATTAATACGGAAATAAGTATGAAGTTTTCAATTCGACTGGGTCAAGCAATCTTAGGTGGATTAAAAATTCTCAGGTCGTTTTCAAAACGGGAAGATTTAACCATTAAATTACGCGAAAGGAAGATTTAA
- the ytfJ gene encoding GerW family sporulation protein, whose amino-acid sequence MSEHPIQGLMTTAMENIKDMIEVNTIIGDPVESPDGSIIIPVSKVGFGFAAGGSEFQPKSSGGSDSDSELPFGGGSGGGVSITPVAFLIVTKQGIKMVHLDENTHIFERMIDFAPQVVDKIQQLLKESSQGNKQNQQKGQQGNQQQGQNQKNQDNEQENQGKQQSHSNFSI is encoded by the coding sequence ATGAGTGAACATCCTATACAAGGATTAATGACAACAGCCATGGAAAATATTAAGGATATGATTGAAGTAAATACGATAATAGGGGATCCGGTAGAATCTCCGGATGGAAGTATCATTATTCCGGTATCTAAGGTTGGTTTCGGGTTTGCAGCAGGGGGAAGTGAGTTTCAGCCGAAATCCTCTGGAGGAAGTGATTCCGATTCTGAACTGCCTTTTGGCGGAGGTAGTGGTGGTGGCGTTTCTATCACCCCGGTTGCATTTTTAATTGTAACTAAACAGGGAATTAAGATGGTTCACTTGGACGAAAACACACATATTTTTGAAAGAATGATTGACTTTGCCCCGCAAGTAGTTGATAAAATTCAACAACTTTTAAAAGAATCATCACAGGGTAATAAACAGAATCAACAAAAAGGTCAGCAGGGTAATCAACAACAGGGTCAAAATCAAAAAAACCAGGATAATGAACAGGAAAACCAGGGAAAGCAACAGTCCCATTCGAATTTCTCTATATAA
- a CDS encoding class I SAM-dependent methyltransferase, which yields MNKTTIEVFYEWIDHTTEMIQQHKDLPYLDCLALVLESLLEQNFNDGANSLLTNNIQKQLQEMDLSSFSSDDIRKATQLAILKGMKGSTQQQHVMTPDTIALLAGYLAGKVLDKQEKVRVFDPASGTGNLLETVIRHLGKETTGYGSEIDQTLLKLSVATANLQKLSVDFFHQDSLRPFLLDPVDMVVSDLPVGYYPDDVNASQYKLHADKGHSYSHHLFIEQGINYVQSGGYLIFIIPEFLFDSDQAEQLRAYLHEYVHIVGVLHLPESTFKSKNNAKSILILQKKGKNTSAPKQPLLVKLPSLKNTRAMEDILGQMNTWFSSYLTDEQ from the coding sequence ATGAACAAGACAACAATTGAAGTGTTCTATGAATGGATTGATCATACAACTGAAATGATACAGCAACATAAAGATTTACCATATCTTGATTGTTTGGCACTAGTCTTAGAAAGCCTGTTAGAGCAGAATTTTAATGATGGAGCAAATTCCTTATTAACTAATAACATACAGAAGCAGTTGCAGGAAATGGATCTATCATCATTTTCATCAGATGACATTCGCAAAGCAACCCAACTGGCTATTTTAAAGGGGATGAAGGGTTCCACTCAACAACAACACGTTATGACCCCGGATACCATCGCCCTTTTGGCTGGATATCTCGCAGGGAAGGTCTTGGATAAACAAGAAAAAGTGCGTGTATTTGATCCAGCAAGTGGGACGGGTAATTTACTCGAGACGGTTATTCGTCATTTGGGGAAGGAAACAACCGGGTATGGCAGTGAAATTGATCAAACATTGCTTAAATTGTCCGTGGCTACTGCAAATCTCCAAAAATTGTCGGTTGACTTCTTCCATCAGGATAGTCTGCGTCCATTCCTGCTCGATCCAGTAGACATGGTTGTCTCGGACCTACCAGTTGGTTATTATCCAGATGATGTAAATGCGAGTCAGTATAAATTGCATGCTGATAAAGGCCATTCCTATTCCCACCATTTGTTTATTGAACAGGGAATTAATTACGTCCAAAGTGGTGGATATTTAATTTTTATAATTCCGGAATTTTTGTTTGATAGTGATCAGGCTGAACAGCTTCGTGCATATCTGCACGAATACGTACACATTGTTGGTGTCTTGCATTTACCGGAAAGTACATTCAAATCTAAAAACAATGCAAAAAGTATTTTAATCCTTCAAAAGAAGGGAAAAAATACAAGTGCTCCAAAACAGCCTTTACTGGTAAAACTTCCTTCCCTTAAAAATACAAGGGCAATGGAGGATATATTAGGACAAATGAATACCTGGTTTTCATCCTATTTAACAGACGAGCAGTAG
- a CDS encoding acetate kinase, giving the protein MQIILAINAGSSSLKFQLIRMPEEEIVCKGLVERIGLPDSIFSIEVDGKKDKEVVDIPDHEDAVKKLMDKLIATDTIQSFDDINAIGHRVVHGGEQFTDSVVITEDVMKEIDKASELAPLHNPANLTGIRAFQEILPNVPMVAVFDTAFHQTMPEKSYLYSLPYEYYEKYGIRKYGFHGASHKYVSERASEMLDIPLNKLRLISCHLGNGASIAAIEYGKSIDTSMGFTPLAGVTMGTRSGNIDPALIPYIMEKTGQSADEVLNVLNNKSGMLALSGFSSDLRDIEQQAETNNRAKLALEVFAARIHKYLGSYAARMSGVDAIIFTAGVGENSDIIREKVLTGLEFMGVYWDPSLNRIRGKETFINYPHSPVKVMVIPTNEEVMIARDTVRLTV; this is encoded by the coding sequence ATGCAAATAATATTAGCAATAAATGCGGGCAGTTCTTCACTGAAATTCCAGTTAATTCGCATGCCGGAAGAAGAAATCGTGTGCAAAGGGTTGGTGGAACGGATTGGATTGCCGGATTCAATATTTTCAATTGAGGTAGATGGTAAAAAGGATAAAGAAGTAGTCGATATACCTGACCATGAAGATGCAGTTAAAAAGCTGATGGATAAATTAATTGCAACAGATACTATTCAATCATTCGATGATATTAATGCTATTGGGCACAGGGTTGTTCACGGTGGTGAACAATTTACAGATTCAGTCGTCATTACGGAGGATGTAATGAAAGAGATTGATAAAGCATCCGAATTGGCTCCCCTTCATAATCCTGCCAACCTTACGGGAATTCGTGCTTTTCAGGAAATACTGCCGAATGTTCCGATGGTAGCTGTGTTTGATACTGCATTTCACCAAACAATGCCGGAGAAATCGTATTTATATAGTTTGCCATACGAGTATTATGAAAAGTACGGAATCCGCAAATATGGCTTCCATGGCGCTTCACATAAATATGTATCAGAACGGGCGTCCGAAATGCTGGACATTCCCTTAAATAAGTTAAGGCTTATTTCCTGTCATCTCGGAAATGGTGCCAGTATCGCTGCGATTGAATACGGGAAATCAATTGATACATCAATGGGTTTTACCCCATTGGCTGGCGTAACAATGGGGACAAGGTCAGGGAATATTGATCCGGCATTGATTCCATATATAATGGAAAAAACCGGACAATCCGCCGATGAGGTACTCAATGTATTAAACAACAAGAGTGGGATGCTGGCCTTATCTGGATTCTCAAGTGATTTGCGTGATATAGAGCAACAGGCGGAAACAAATAATCGTGCCAAGCTAGCATTAGAAGTCTTTGCTGCAAGAATCCATAAATATCTTGGGTCTTATGCCGCAAGAATGTCTGGTGTAGATGCAATTATTTTCACAGCGGGTGTTGGTGAAAACAGTGATATAATCCGTGAAAAGGTATTAACAGGATTGGAATTTATGGGAGTATACTGGGACCCCTCCTTAAATCGTATCAGAGGAAAGGAAACATTTATTAACTATCCACATTCACCAGTAAAGGTTATGGTGATTCCAACGAATGAGGAAGTGATGATCGCCCGCGATACGGTTCGTTTAACTGTATAA
- a CDS encoding MogA/MoaB family molybdenum cofactor biosynthesis protein produces MSVADHKSKELQLKCMVISVSDTRNKETDKSGRLISELLEISGHRIDTMEIVPDEKGKIRQLINEGKENPDIDVILTNGGTGIAYRDVTIETVKPLLDKEIPGFGEIFRSLSYSEDIGSAAILSRAIAGIANHTAVFSMPGSSGAVRLAMNKLILPELSHVVNEIQKDI; encoded by the coding sequence ATGTCAGTTGCTGATCACAAGTCAAAAGAGCTTCAACTAAAATGTATGGTCATCTCTGTTAGTGATACACGGAATAAAGAAACTGACAAAAGCGGTAGGCTTATATCCGAACTATTGGAAATTTCCGGTCACCGCATTGACACTATGGAAATCGTTCCGGATGAAAAAGGGAAGATTAGACAATTGATTAATGAGGGTAAGGAAAATCCTGATATCGATGTTATCCTGACAAACGGCGGAACGGGGATTGCTTATCGGGATGTAACAATCGAAACCGTCAAACCCCTTTTGGATAAAGAAATTCCGGGGTTTGGTGAAATTTTTCGTTCACTAAGCTACTCGGAAGATATCGGCTCAGCGGCTATTTTGTCCCGGGCAATTGCAGGTATAGCAAATCATACTGCAGTATTTTCGATGCCTGGATCATCTGGTGCCGTAAGGTTAGCCATGAACAAATTAATATTGCCAGAGCTCTCTCATGTAGTTAATGAAATACAGAAGGATATTTAA
- a CDS encoding universal stress protein, with product MDFEYKDIVVAVDGSDASEIAFKKSLDIAKRNNARLILAHVVDSRTFATAEAYDRTLAERAENYAKELVDAYMEKAKAAGVTDIVRCIEYGSPKVKIAKEIAPGFEADLIICGATGMSTVERFFIGSVSENITRYAKCDVLVVR from the coding sequence GTGGATTTTGAATACAAAGATATTGTGGTAGCTGTTGATGGTTCAGATGCCTCTGAGATTGCCTTTAAAAAATCATTGGATATTGCAAAGCGGAATAATGCAAGGCTTATCTTAGCCCATGTTGTTGATTCCAGAACATTCGCTACAGCTGAGGCTTATGACAGGACCCTTGCGGAAAGGGCCGAAAATTATGCCAAGGAATTGGTTGATGCGTATATGGAAAAGGCTAAAGCAGCCGGAGTTACCGATATCGTTAGATGTATCGAATATGGATCCCCTAAAGTTAAAATTGCCAAGGAAATAGCGCCAGGCTTTGAAGCCGATTTAATTATCTGTGGAGCAACAGGAATGAGTACTGTAGAACGTTTCTTTATAGGCAGTGTATCTGAAAATATAACACGTTATGCCAAATGTGACGTACTGGTCGTTAGATAA
- the ald gene encoding alanine dehydrogenase: MRIGVPKEIKNNENRVAMTPAGVLTLRTAGHEVFVESDAGLGSGFADEQYQEAGAQIVSNAAEAWEQEMVMKVKEPLPEEYYFFRAGLILFTYLHLAAEPELTKALIDKKVVGIAYETVQLENKSLPLLTPMSEVAGRMAAQIGAQFLEKPKGGKGILLAGIPGVERGKVTVIGGGVVGTNAAKIAIGLGADVTIVDLNPERLRELDDIFGSSINTLMSNPMNIKEAVAESDLVIGAVLIPGAKAPRLVTEEMVEAMPDGSVIVDVAIDQGGIFETTDRITTHDNPTYTKYGVQHYAVANMPGAVPRTSTIGLTNVTVPYALQLANKGYVEACLDNAALRKGINTLDGFVTYKAVAESHDLHYDEVETLLQNK, encoded by the coding sequence ATGAGAATTGGTGTTCCAAAAGAAATAAAAAATAATGAAAATAGGGTTGCAATGACACCAGCCGGAGTACTAACATTGAGAACTGCCGGGCACGAGGTGTTTGTTGAATCAGATGCTGGACTTGGTTCAGGTTTTGCAGACGAGCAGTACCAGGAAGCTGGAGCTCAAATCGTTTCAAACGCTGCAGAAGCTTGGGAGCAGGAAATGGTTATGAAAGTAAAAGAACCTCTACCGGAAGAATATTACTTTTTCCGTGCGGGATTAATTTTGTTCACTTATTTACATTTAGCGGCAGAGCCGGAGTTAACAAAGGCGTTGATTGATAAAAAGGTTGTTGGTATAGCATATGAGACCGTCCAGCTTGAAAACAAGTCACTTCCTCTTTTGACCCCAATGAGTGAAGTTGCTGGACGTATGGCGGCCCAAATAGGTGCACAATTCCTGGAAAAACCAAAAGGTGGTAAGGGAATACTTCTGGCTGGCATCCCCGGTGTCGAGCGTGGAAAGGTTACTGTAATCGGCGGTGGGGTTGTCGGTACAAACGCAGCAAAGATTGCAATAGGACTTGGTGCTGATGTAACCATTGTCGATCTTAACCCTGAGCGATTACGTGAATTGGACGATATCTTTGGTTCGTCAATCAATACATTAATGTCAAATCCGATGAACATAAAAGAGGCTGTTGCCGAATCCGATCTTGTTATTGGTGCAGTGTTAATTCCTGGAGCAAAAGCCCCGCGTCTGGTAACAGAGGAAATGGTAGAGGCTATGCCTGATGGATCTGTAATTGTTGATGTTGCAATTGACCAAGGTGGAATATTTGAAACAACCGATCGAATTACAACACATGATAATCCAACGTATACAAAGTATGGTGTTCAGCATTACGCAGTTGCGAATATGCCTGGTGCTGTCCCGCGTACATCGACTATCGGATTAACGAATGTTACCGTTCCTTATGCGTTGCAATTAGCAAATAAAGGCTATGTCGAGGCCTGCTTAGATAATGCCGCATTACGAAAAGGAATTAATACCTTGGACGGTTTTGTAACATATAAAGCCGTTGCTGAATCCCATGATCTTCATTACGATGAAGTGGAAACACTTCTGCAAAACAAATAG